The nucleotide window CTATAATATACTTCTTCGGTTTCATTTCATATGacgttttaattaaaaaatttcaaactaatTGTTGGTTTAGAAAATCAatgaaacattaaatattttttatggaatACCCTTAGCAAGAATAGTTATTATTGaacataaaaaaagttattattgtgTAACAAATGAgaacaatataattaattagaaaatgacataatataatttatgaaatttaaaatattaaatacattttttaatatttatgccAAAATTTTAAGAATCATATAAAATGAAACGGATCGATTTTATCTCAATTTTCTACAAATTTAAACCAAAGACATTACCTCAGAGAAATTGAATATGTTATGACTTGAATTAACTACCTGATGATTTtcactattaattaataatggaaAATTTGTCTTTTACAGTATATAGTTTTCTAATTTatccaagttaaaaaaaaactcataatttatgtaataattatgcaagaaaaaaatagttatcattttttataataattatcataaagttttacaaacaattatttttaataggtTGTACACTTACGAATTAAACTCTTAAGAAAAAAGCTTAATTTATTTAGAGCAATTGCATTTCTTACGTATGAATCAAACTCCAAGGAGAAGATATTTCTATTTATTGAAATGAGAATTTAATTTGAAGTACCAAAAAAAGTTGCTTCACTCCCTCGTTTTCTTCCTCCGTCCCCGAACTTCCGCTACGTTACACTGCTAAGCAGTAAACACAAACACTGTCTGCACTTAAAATGACAGGAAATGGAAGAAGAACCACTCGCAGCGGAGAGAGATCGTCTTCCGAAAGGTTGAATCGTCACAGAGAAAGAAGCAAATACGGAAGCTTCATTCCGATGTTCAACAATGGCAATTTCAAAGTTGGGTTCGGTATCGTCTTGTTTTTGAGCCATTATTACCTCGCCAATTCAGCTGCAGAAGATCGTATTCCTCGCGTTGTGACGCCGTTTCCCGCGCCAAAGATAACGGACCTTCCTCAGGTATTCCAttgctgttatttttttttttctgtccaTTTTCgataatttaatgattttggCGTACGTGAAGAAAGAAGAATGACTTGGTTGGCGTTGTTGCAGTTTGAAGGTGAGCACAAAGAGAGTTTGTATTGGGGAACTTATCGTCCTCAGGTCTATCTTGGAATTCGTGCCAGGTATTCTACTTTGAGTATTTTCTTTAccaataataatatgaaaacactttcttattttaaacatttctttgacatttttcatttttttatttatattttcttattattcataaatcttataatacttatatttttcttttactctcTCTAGATTTAGATGAATTATAGCATAATGAGTAtcatgaaatatttttctttctttacataGTATTACTGTAGTGAAACagacctattttttttattagctaaaaaaattatttgaattatatttataaattattaaaaaggaaaaaaatttaaaacaatttattactttgaattttttaataaattaattttttaacaatgaaattagaaaataaattgaaatattttgtaataattaattttacattttagttaattaattgcttgagataaaatagaaaaataaaaatttaataataaataattgatatgttttagttataaactttaaaattttatttatagtaaatattttctattaaaaacaactttttctttattttgataattttgtcaaacacataattttgttttaaaaaagttttaggCTTATTTTTTCCCACTCAAAGTGCATATTtgtatatgattaatttttggagaaacttttttaaggtttaaaacgttttgtttaagaaaatctaatttttttggaaaaattataaaaatgatgtttttcCCATTATCAGGTACAGAATTTTAGAACTTATGATTATAAGTTAATTACTTTGGCCgggtattttgaatttttttgttttcatttcttattcacttttaattattttacatttttttacaaatcatataaaaaagaaataaaatgcaaataaaaagttaaatagaatagaaatcaaaataaaaatcatttgctTATACCAAACAGgcatttgtttttctattttattgtcaagaattaatcattttaaatataaaactaattagttgaaataattttatattatttttctaattttaccataaaaaatagtttttaaacaattcaaatttaaaaaaacattttcaaattacTTTCATCTAatatatctaattttaaaacttattttcataattataatCCATTGTTAGAAGTATTTTTCACACTTAATCCAAGAGGAGTGCTAGCAACACTTTGTGACATACACTCTAAGACTATGTTGTAACGTTTCTCCTTATGCAATAACTAATTATAATGTATGTGTTGTGAAGTATGAAATCTAACTGATTTATATCAACAAACTGTGCATCATAGAGAAAGTGGTCAACAACATTTGACTCATCAAGCAAGCATTCTCACTTTCATTTTTGGttgggtggtggtggtggtcttTGTATTTCAGGACTCCAAAATCTTTGATAGCTGGATTAATGTGGATTGTTGTGAAGGACGGCAGATATCACTTGCGGCATGTTTGCAAACATGAGGATAACCTCAGTACTTATGGTTGGACTAAGCACAATGGACGAGATTTTGGACATCAAGTGCTGGTTGACCATGGCATGGCCATCACCACTgggtttttaaaatcaaaagtgGAAGGCAGTGGCTATGGAGGGGATTGGGCAGTTCGAATTAATGTGCAAATTGATAAGTGAGTGATGTTATCaacttcaaattattttcatatatgtaTTGAGGCAAAACAATTTTGTTTGTAGCTTTTCCTTATAGCAAAGTAGATACTGGCAGGTCTGTTGAAGTAAGGGAAGACGAATGATAAcacataacataaaataaaaacactgatCTTAATTTTCCGGCttaagtttcttattttttacctGTACGAGTGAACCATTCATATTTTTGATATATGCATAAAACCTATTCAAACTAtcaaaatagagagaaaaattataaaataaaaaacctccTACGGGGTCTTAGGATAAAgaaatttgattgaattaatGAGTCCTCTGCATCTCTTAGTATTGCTTTATTTGGTGACTTTATTTATTGAGTGACTTTGTTCTCGTGGTCCAACCTCAGGTCCAAGTGGAATGTGGAATTTGGGAGAGGTGCCCAGCTCTTTTTCTATTTGGCTGATGAAGCTGGTAATGCTCTAAACTTAAGTAGAAAAAACTTGAACGTTCATACGGATTCTTTGGTGGCATCTGGCTCTCGAGAAGACATTGGAGATTGGCAGCTACATTTAAAATCAATGGTAATGCTAGGAAGTGATGTTATGGTTGAATATTAAATATTCTGTCACTTGTGCTACATTTTTTTTGAGTTCATGGTTAATTAATCATACAGTCATACTACAATTCCTTAAAGAGGAGTCCACGATTCATGTTTCCTTCTTTGAAACAGTCCAAGAATATGATAAACTTATGAATCTCCGCATTTTAAAGCAAACATGTAACACACCCTTATTTAGTATTTTAACTACCTAGATCAAACTTTTCATACCTCCTATTTCCTTTGACCTTTAATTATCCCATGCAAACCATTTCCACTCTTGCCCTCTGTTGATTATCTGTAATTTATGCCTGGTAGTAACCGGTTATTCACTTTCCTAtgctttttctcttttaggATGATTTGGAGCTGCATTATTCTGGATTTCACACTCCTCACTTTCACAATTTGTCCAATCTTGTTGAGGAAAATCTTGCATCACAAGTATGTTAGGGtatttcaattcaatttatctgatgatataattttcatGGAATTCAAGAGCATGTGGTTATGgaagttatttattaatttgggTGTTGCTTTGATGTCTCTGCTTTTGTGCATGTCTTTGTAGATAAGGAAGCATGCTCGATTGCTGCTATCTGACTCATCAGATGATTCTCCAAATGTATTAGTTTTTCAGGTAATACAGCATATACACTTTTCTAAGATTCTCTAAGGAACTGTATCAGGCAATAAAAGTATATAGAGAAAGAATGGAACTATCTTTATTGGTGAATTCTTTCATGGAATAATGATTTCAGATATCCAAGACTCGAGAGTCTAGTCTCTCCTCAACTCTCTTGCAACTTTCTCTAAAAGggattcctttttctttctacaTTCTATTTATATCAGTATAATTTACTAACTAATTTGTCACTAATTTTCCTTGTTACAAAGTCTTATTAGTTGAGGCAAGCCCACAGGAATTGGACCTAACTCTATTTCTCCTATGGAATATAGCTTAATTGAATAGTATATCCCATTCCATTTCATCTCTTCAACTATTATTGGAAGCATCTTTCCTTATGGTTTTCCTATCATATTCATATGCATTTCTCATTCTTTTATTCATGCTACAGATTATTGGTGGATTTTCTTTCACAACAGATGTTATATTTATCTCTGGAACTGATTCAGAAAGTTCAATAGTGGAAAAGCGTGCCAGCAGTCTTacaggttttcttctacttctttATAGTGTTTGTCCAAACTATGCTTTATATTTATGTGCTTTCACGTAAAAGCAgagaaaattttagttttttactcTGTCGTAGGAGTTGGTCATTGCTCTGAAAACCAACTTCTCATGTTGAAGGACGATATAGGGGCTTATGTGTTTAGTTTTATTCCTTTTGGCTTTTGATAGGCCAAGTTTTGAATTAGGCAACTATAATTTTGTATTAGGAAGTTGTTaagcatttatttttatattaatttcggATTAATGACAGTTATAGTGATATATAGGTTGTGTGACAGACTTGTAGAAGGCAATTAAGATGTCGGATTGCTTTTTCTGGTGTTTTGAAGGAGGAAACTCTGTGTTATGGGAAAACCCTGAGTTTGTATTCAAATCTAGCTTAAAAACCaaattatttctataatttattctGAATTCAATGTGTTTATTTCTATAGTTTAACAACTTTTGGTTTATCTCAGGATTCTTttgcattaaaaattatatgttctAAGGAGAATGAGACCactttttattgaatttgtagaatatttttttcagaTTGACATTAGCTTGCTAAATGCTAAGTCCTTGTGTAACTGTTTGTTTGTTCTTCTGCTCGATGTTAGGAACCTCACTGTCCAATCAGCTGAAATACAAAGAACAAGCATTTGATGAAAAGTTtgagaaaattttcaatttagctGAGAAGGTACCAACTTTATTGTCCtttgacttgtttttttttttttaactatctcATATTGAATgatttatagttcttttttcGTCTTTTGATGTGTTATGAATCTTtcataattcatttaattgagtAAATTGATTTAGAagttaacaaattatttatcatagtAGTGGATTTCCAGGTGGATTCAGAATCCATATCTGTTGGTAAGGCAGCTGTTGGAAACTTGTTAGGTGGCATTGGCTACTTCTATGGTCAGTCAAAGATTGCTGTTTCAAGAATCTCTAATGTAAGTTACTTTGGTAATGTAGTTTGTTATTTATAGTTCTTATTGAACAGTATGTCATAGGCATAGGCATAGCTGTGTATAGCTATTTATCTCCTTTGTACCTTTCAATTAGCTGTCATCAATTTAGAGCTCGGGCAGATATGCAGTGGATTGTTTCCCTTTTCAGCTTAGTGAGCATGTTGATTATATATCATATTGGCCTGCTGAGCTTTACACAGCTGTACCATGTCGACCTTCCTTTCCAAGAGGATTTTTATGGGATGAAGGTTTTCATCAACTAATAATCTGGTTAGTTTCTTGTGCTAATAATATCCTTCATGACCTCAACCACTACTACtatcatcattatcatttgtctTGTTTGAAATTCAGTTTAAGTGCAGTTTTCTTGACTGCACAAGACTTACTGGTATTATTTAGCAAACAAATAATCTATGATctgtaaatatgtttttttgatCTTGTTCACATTAACCAGGCGTTGGGATATCCATATTTCATTGGATATCATTGGACACTGGTTAGATTTGATGAATGCTGATGGATGGATACCACGTGAACAAATTCTCGGGGCTGAAGCACTCAGGTGTAGTAAAAACATTTAGTTCAAATAATTGCAGTAAATGTAAAGTTTTTAGCTGTCCTACTGACTTAGATTCTTCTGCACTTGCAGTCGGGTTCCAGAGGAATATGTTCCTCAGCATCCAACAAATGGAAATCCTCCGACTCTGTTTTTAGCATTAAAtggtatatattaattttccttttctattatcctttttttttttctagttatgagaatttttattttaaaaagaaggcTACATATATGCCATTAATGAGTTCGAGCTAGCATGACTTAGGCTTggttgtgtattttaatttttctgtttCCTCGAGCTTGAGGGACGATACTTATAGCAACTAGCTTCCTGCCTGGTTATTTTTGTCTCTTCTGTGACTGTGATAACATACCCTTGTAACTTCGCTTGTTCTAGATCTTTGGCATCACGCATAATTGATCTGGATTTGATGATACTTCGATATTTCTGAGTAATAAATTTATGGAGACAGTTTGACAATTTGTATGAAGTAATTATATCGGTAACTTTCACTTTAGGTAAAAAAATATGGTTAAAATTAGTTTGGAGATGTATTACTTTGGTGCTGCTGAAAAGTGGAAACTTTTATGCTTTATATGGGACATAGATCCAATGCAAGTATATGAAAGTTATTGCCCCCTCTTTTACTTAGCTATGTAGCAGTACAGAACTTtttttctgtatatttcttgATCTCTCTGCTCACCACCCCCCATTCCCTCCCACACcaccaaaaaaaattcttaccaAAGTggttaaaattctatttttgtaGGTATAATTAATGGATTGAAGAATAATGAGTTTACTGCAACGGATAAAACTGAGATCTCTCTGTTCCTGGAGCGTGCCTTTGTTCGATTAGAAGCATGGTTCCAATGGTTCAATACAACTCAGTCAGGTATGCTCTATAATGCACGTGTAGTCTGATTGAGCACTGGAAATAGATTGCTTCTTTCTGACCCCGCCTCCCTTTTATTATTATCAGGGAAACAGATGAGCAGCTACTATTGGCATGGACGAAACAATAGAACTATATATGAATTAAGTCCCAAGGTTCTAATATGCATTCttagtatatttatttttaatttctctctgTGCTTGTCTTCAATTTCAATCTGAACTATATAGATAGGGCAGCAGATTAACTTGACCAAAACAACCATTGGCATGCTTCAAAAAGAAGCTAATGGTAAGgcaaccacaaatgagatttattGAAAGATTGCTATTACAGAAGGCCAAAACCTACATAAGCATAAAGCTGCAAACACGGTTGTTGTAGATTTCTTGTCACTTTTTTGCTTTTTGGCATTGGTGGTCAATTTATTTGGTATAGGATACAATAATAggacttattttttattccaaaaaaatGAGCATGAAACCTGAATTCTCACTTGTTACATTCAAGCACCACTTATTACAGCCATCGGTGTTTTGCTGGTTGATTATGACAAGGTGTTCCTTGTCCTTGATGAAGACACTTGCTCCTAACAAACATTATTTCTGGCATTTTCAGACACTGTCATCTGGATTTGATGATTATCCACGTGCTTCACACCCAAGTGCAGATGAGCGCCACGTGGATCTTAGATGTTGGATGTTACTTGCAACCGATTGTCTGCAATACATTGAAGAGTTGTTGGATAAGGAAACTAAACCTGGCAAAGTATAAATTTGAAAAGTAAATTCAACAGTATTATAATTATGCATTGTAAATTTTAGATATCAAGTATGGTAAATATAGGCAGCAGAATGTTAAGTAACCTAAAATAATTGACATATTGTATGAAATGATGCAGAATTATGGTTCTACTGCTAAATTACTATCAGATGTCGAGTTACTGAACCAGGTATTTTACCTTTGCTCCCTCTCTCCCTTTCTTCAGGGTTGTTGCACTTTGCTGTTGGTGATACAGTACTGGAATATGAACAAAAAAAGTGAAGATAAAGAggagagagaaataaaagggaCGAAAAAAGAGGAAATAGAACAGTGTATGCATCTATAGAATAACTAGAATTAGAAATAACCTGGAAAACAAATTACTCTTCTGGAAaagaaaacttttttatttctttatttagaagactatttatttatttgttgagtTTTTCTGCAAAATGGAAGATCAAGTGTTCCAATTTGAAAAACAAGGTTTTGCCTGACTTTttccttaaatataaataatgaaaatgagTCTCATCTGAGTGTAATCTTCATTTGGGCCTTCTTCAAgctcattattattaattaaaatattgaggAACGTGAACTTCTTAAGGACCCCTGCTGCATTTACATGCATGAAACCTTCAAGTATAAACACACTACATGTACATGGAATCTTTTCACATGTTCTCTTTTAGCAATTGAAGTTTCCCACCGTGATTCCTGAATTTAGTCCGGATAATTGATGTAGTTtaacataaagaaaataatctgatttttctttctattttaaatggtttttaagaaaagaaaattgaaagcgAACTAATGTCTGCATGGTGACCCAGAGTCAATTTGCTACTACCATAACTGTGTCCATGCCTAATTTGTGATTGATGACCATGCAGATGCATTTTGATGATGCACATGGTGCTTACTTTGATTTTGGAAATCATACAGAAAAGGTATAATGTCTAGTTATTTAGGTTCAGTAGTATGCTTACTGTTGCAAGAATGACAAGGCATGGGTTTCTTATTCATGTCTGAAAATATGAGATATTCTTCACGTGCTTAACCATGCTAGATTCAACTTAAATGGAAAGAAGTGGAGATAGGACACAATCATACTGCTCGCCAACTTGTCAGGGTTGTTTTAGAGAAGCCCGTATTGAGATTGGTTCCTCACATTGGTTATGTTAGTCTATTCCCATTCATGGGGAAGATCATTCCATCTGTAAGTAATGCATGTATTCTCAATATCTTGAAACTTTTATGCTAAGAAGAACTGAGAAATTTTTCCTTGCTTAACTGACTTCACAATTAgatgcatattttattttatttcatcgacgaacaaatgttagttgttaattagtttttccctttttccttcAAATATTAAGTCAACCTTATAACTCCATatgcataattttattatgactGTCTCATTCAGGGATCATGGATTCTGGAAAAGCAGCTTGAACTCATTTCAAATCACAGTCTCTTTTGGACTGGCTATGGACTGCGATCGCTTGCCACGACAAGGTATATTACAACCTATGCTTAAATGCATTTTTAATGGTTTGAATTTGTGTGGTCTTATTCAGCATATGTTGCTTATGGTgaaccaaaaaataattatttttcacagtTCCTTGTACATGAAATTCAACTCTGAGCTTGAGGGTCCATATTGGAGAGGTCAAATTTGGATAAACATGAATTACAGAATTCTTTCAGCGCTCCACCATTACTCCAAAGGTAATATGAACTGGCCTAGGCAAAATATCTGCAAATATTTCACTTCATTCATACCTTGTGGTGAATGTTGTAGAGAATGGACCATATCAGGACAGAGCTAAAGCTATCTACAAAGAACTGAGAAGCAATTTAATTAGgtattgtttaattttgtttggtaCCTTTGTGATCTTGTTTTAAGATATTGGTtggtttttaaataataatttccaTCTTACTGCAGAAATATAGTACGCAATTATCAACAAACTGGATTTTTGTGGGAACAGTACGATCAGAATAACGGTAAGGGAAAAGGGTCACATCCATTTACCGGCTGGACATCACTTGTAGTATTAATCATGGGGGAAGAATATGACATAATTTAGAATAACTACGTTACCCAAGCATTGGACCTTTTATTCACTGTGGAGTAAGCAAACCAGCAAGAGCTTCATAGCATATTACAAGATGGCCATCTAATTTCTCATAAGGCTATCATACTGCAACAATGTATAATAACCCTCCAACTCCCTTGGTGGGTGTCAAATTGTCAATGATAATGTATAATGTATGGgtcatttcaaattaaaagttCTGTCAACAAAAATAAGTGGAGGCAAAAAGTTATCATTCCAAAAGTTCCTCTGTGTGTTTAGGCGTCACTATCAATGATCCTCTTACACATTTTCGGGGTTAAAACATTCCTCCACCTTCATACTTTTCAGAAGCTACCGCAACATTCCAGGAAAGTTCCAATTGTACTACATCGGTAATCAGAAGGCAGGATTCTAAAATTCTTTCGACTCGATTATGATAGTAAATTAGTAATACGAGGCATGAAGTTCTTCATTATAAACAAGTAATTTCTTTGCAATTAGTGAGGGAGCATATCTTATGATGGAAGCTCAAAGAGttcaaaacataaaaagatTATTTCATGTAAAACAAAGGTAACATAATGTTTAGAGATTTCTGGTCAAGGGCCATTACAATACCATGGATTTTATAAAGTATGGACTCGTAAAAAGTGTTGGccatggattttacaaagaaaatGGCTAATTGATCACTATCCAAGATTAATGTGGATTGATGTTGTGTCCAAGTTAGACTATTGACTTATTTAAAGTGAATTGTTGACTTGTCTAAAGTGGATAGCTGACTTGTCCGAAGTGGATTGCTAACTCACCATGATCATAGAATGTAGAGAGTCAAGATCCAAATTGCTTAAGTTGGTCAAGACTCGGGACTCTATCGCAACTAAGACACTGGAAAATGAAGGTATTTACATTGAATGCGCATGTGTGTATGGCCTACGACATCTTATGCgtaattatatattgttttggTGTAACGACAAGACAATTTTGTTAATGGATACAAATTGATGAACATTTAGATGCTATTTAATaccttgagagagaaaaaaagagaagagagaaataaaggtatgataaataatataatttaaatttgataagagagaaataatttttttattttggtgtgCCCACAAGAAAGTTTATATTTAGGAAATGTTCATCatctattttacaattttttatgtttgacttTATTGACTTATACTTCGCGTCTTTAATTATAATATCTTTTAtaagaaatttatttgtttcatttttataagattttttttaaaatttttagatatattaattatttttttcttctatatttttatttaattattttttttctttaaatatgtaTAAGAAACAATTAAGTTAAGTggatagagataaaaaaataattttaaaataatagtataaataattgataaatttaatacgTACATTATAACAAAGGAATGAGGGAAGGAAtaatacattatatttttttataacgataatatattatttttactgtttttgtTGTATACGTACCCACTTATATTATCTTATTCATTCATTGTTTGGTTTGGCCACTTGTGAACGACTGCTAGAACTACAATTCCATAAGCTTTGGCCATTTAAACGTAGGGTTCTCCGTTGTTTCATCCCACTCTTCGTCTCTTATACTGTAGGACTGATGTCTGTGTATAGAAGGCACATGACTTCTTTTACTCAAGTTGAAAGATTTCTTTCACATATTCAATGGCTAATAAATGTAACAAGGTTCCCACCCATTTGGGTTCAAAAGTTTGAATTTAGAACCCGCCACATTTGGGCCTTTACTAAAATAAGATGGGAGTTACTTTGGGCACCCATATTTTTGCTGGGACACCAGCAACATAGGTGAAAGGGCTAAAATGCCCTTCACCTTTTCTTTAAATACGGATCAACAATCAGTATGAATCATATAGATCGAAAATCTGTATGTCTCATATGGATCATGAATTcgcatgaatttttttataatttttaattattttttttaaaaaaattaaaaattaatttaaaaaaaaactcatatgaATTGATGATTCATATGAGTCATATGGATTGAAAATTCGTATAAATTATACAGATCATCAATCCGTATGAgttctttttttctctaaatttttaattatttttcgtatgagttcttttttaatttttaattatttttaaaaataaaaaaaataaaaattaattttttttaaaaataactcataCAGATCATCAATccgtatgatttttttaatttataattattttcaaaaattaaaaaatttaaaattagttttacaaAAAAACTCATACGGATTGATGATTCTTATGAGTGATATGACTCATACGGccgtataagttttttttttaaaaaaattaattttaaaatttgtaattattttttttaaaaatattttaaaaactaaaaattattttttataaaaaatcatacgGATTGTTTATCAATATGAGTTATATGGATTCGTAATCCATATGACTCATACGGATTGATGATccgtatgagttttttttaattttttaattatttttttaaaagtaattaaaaaattaaaaattaattaaaaaaaaacaaacttatatGGATTGATGATTTGTGTTTGTCATatgtattcttttaaaaataattttatttatttatttattttttaacatgttatagaaattatttttttcatatattggCAATagttttaacaattttataaatattgatttggcaatattatttaaaacatactAAACAACTACCAAACTTCACCGTATATCCTTAACAAAGCATGTGCACCACCGACGATAACAAACGCGTACCAACGAAAAGTAACGAAAGCAAATTTCAGTTACGGAGTGAGGTTTTCCGAAAACAAAAAAGCACtgcagaaatgaaaaaaagaatatgCTATTTATAACtcaaaatgattataatgacaGTTTTGGCAATTTGGGAAACTGCTGGTGTACCAGCAATAACTTGGGTGCCCAAAGCAGTTCCCAAATAAGGTTGAATTTGGGCCAGGTTAGTCCAAAATTCAGACCCTCGATAATCGGTCAAGTCACTCGTCTCCTTCCTTCTGATACTCCACTGCTACGTTACACTGCGAAATCCCCAATTAACACCGAAACCTCTGCTACGCAAACACTCCCTCCAATCGAACTCCAAATCCCTATGCATGCGGTGGCGTGAATCTCTGATCCGCCAAAAATGACTGGAAGTGGAAGAAGTACCGTTCGGAGCAGAGCGAGATCCGATGCCGACGCCGACGCCGATTCTCGACGACAAAAGAGGCCTCCGTTCAATCGACAAAGAGAGAGAAGCAGATACGGAAGCTCCATTCCGATATACAACAATGCCAATCTCAAAGTGCTGCTCGGTATCTGCTTCGTCGCATTCTTCATCATCTGGTTTATGATCCACCACCTCTCCAATTCCGTAACGGAACCGAAGCTTCCTCGCGCCGTCACGCCATTTCCCGCGCCAAAGATAATGGACCTTCCTCAGGTCAACTTTCAactttctccatttttttttcagttttgagAATTCGACCATATTAGCGTGcgtgaaggaagaagaaagaaagaagaatgacTTGGTTGGTGCTGTTGCAGTTTGAAGGTGAGCACAAGGAGAGTTTGTATTGGGGAACTTATCGTCCTCACGTGTATCTCGGAATTCGCGCCAGGTATGTTACCGTTTCTGAAGCACAATTCATGTGTATTTAttttggaatatatatatagggagCATATCAGGTGAGAGGAGTGTTTTATTATGAGAGGTGAGAGGATTAAACAGCAGACTCGGCTGATATGccccctatatatatatatatatgt belongs to Glycine soja cultivar W05 chromosome 5, ASM419377v2, whole genome shotgun sequence and includes:
- the LOC114412819 gene encoding mannosyl-oligosaccharide glucosidase GCS1-like, with amino-acid sequence MTGNGRRTTRSGERSSSERLNRHRERSKYGSFIPMFNNGNFKVGFGIVLFLSHYYLANSAAEDRIPRVVTPFPAPKITDLPQFEGEHKESLYWGTYRPQVYLGIRARTPKSLIAGLMWIVVKDGRYHLRHVCKHEDNLSTYGWTKHNGRDFGHQVLVDHGMAITTGFLKSKVEGSGYGGDWAVRINVQIDKSKWNVEFGRGAQLFFYLADEAGNALNLSRKNLNVHTDSLVASGSREDIGDWQLHLKSMDDLELHYSGFHTPHFHNLSNLVEENLASQIRKHARLLLSDSSDDSPNVLVFQIIGGFSFTTDVIFISGTDSESSIVEKRASSLTGTSLSNQLKYKEQAFDEKFEKIFNLAEKVDSESISVGKAAVGNLLGGIGYFYGQSKIAVSRISNLSEHVDYISYWPAELYTAVPCRPSFPRGFLWDEGFHQLIIWRWDIHISLDIIGHWLDLMNADGWIPREQILGAEALSRVPEEYVPQHPTNGNPPTLFLALNGIINGLKNNEFTATDKTEISLFLERAFVRLEAWFQWFNTTQSGKQMSSYYWHGRNNRTIYELSPKTLSSGFDDYPRASHPSADERHVDLRCWMLLATDCLQYIEELLDKETKPGKNYGSTAKLLSDVELLNQMHFDDAHGAYFDFGNHTEKIQLKWKEVEIGHNHTARQLVRVVLEKPVLRLVPHIGYVSLFPFMGKIIPSGSWILEKQLELISNHSLFWTGYGLRSLATTSSLYMKFNSELEGPYWRGQIWINMNYRILSALHHYSKENGPYQDRAKAIYKELRSNLIRNIVRNYQQTGFLWEQYDQNNGKGKGSHPFTGWTSLVVLIMGEEYDII